One genomic segment of Drosophila melanogaster chromosome 3R includes these proteins:
- the SKIP gene encoding shal K[+] channel interacting protein, isoform H: protein MAVSNIVCEWLRALGLAQYAESFLDNGYDDLEICKQVGDPDLDAIGVENPAHRHKLLKSIRSLREKGAASVYFMLNDPNSLSGSMEILCETPPNNELELVLREQLETDGVRLTAHPYSTPVSLAFNLY, encoded by the coding sequence atggCCGTTAGCAATATTGTCTGCGAGTGGCTAAGAGCTTTGGGCCTGGCCCAATACGCCGAGAGCTTCCTGGACAATGGCTACGACGACCTGGAGATCTGTAAACAGGTCGGTGATCCCGATCTAGATGCCATCGGCGTCGAGAATCCTGCCCATAGACACAAGCTGCTCAAGAGCATCCGATCGCTGAGGGAAAAGGGCGCCGCATCCGTTTACTTTATGCTCAACGATCCCAACTCGCTCTCGGGCAGCATGGAGATCCTCTGCGAAACACCACCCAACAACGAACTGGAGCTCGTCCTGCGGGAGCAGCTAGAGACGGACGGAGTCCGGCTGACCGCGCATCCATACTCAACACCGGTAAGTTTAGCTTTTAATTTATACTAA